In Flavobacterium piscisymbiosum, the sequence TCCTGCACAATTAAATAGTCAGGATTTTGAGCAATAGCTTTCTTTAAAAGATTTTCCAATTTGGCATCTTTAAAATAGGTTTCTGTTTTTAAAGGAATAAAATTTTGCAGACTATCAGTTGCCTTTTTTCTTTTCAGGTCAAAATTTTCCGGCAGCTGTTTCGCTGCCAGATTATCATTGATTTTTGGAGCGGAGCAAGCTGTAAGAAGCAAAACACCGCCAAAGATTATATATCGATTTATTTGTTGTTTCATGTTTTATTTTTTATTCATTGCTTTTTCTAATTTGGCAAACAAAATGTAAAGTCCCGGAATTATTACCAGTCCAAAAACAGTTCCTATAAGCATTCCTCCAGCGGCCGCAGTACCAATAGAACGGTTACCAACAGCTCCGGCTCCGGTTGCAATACACAACGGAATCAGTCCGGATATAAAAGCAAATGAGGTCATAAGAATTGGCCTGAAACGAAGTCTCGCTCCTTCGATTGCTGCCTGTGTAATTTCGCGTCCTAATTTATTTTGAGCCATGGCAAATTCGACAATTAAAATGGCATTTTTGGCGAGCAGACCAATCAGCATGACGAGTGCGACCTGAGCATAAATGTTGTTGTCTAAACCAACCATTAAAAGAGCGAGATAAGAACCAAATACTCCCACCGGCAAACTTAAAAGTACTGGAAACGGCAATAATAAACTTTCGTACTGAGCGGCAAGAAGGAGATAAACAAACAAAATACATAAAGCAAAAATGTAAATGGTTTGATTTCCGGACAGGATTTCCTCGCGAGTCATACCAGACCATTGCAGTTCAAAACGGCTTGGGAGTTTTTCTGCTGCAATTTTCTCTACTGCTGCAATGGCTTCTCCTGAGCTGTAACCTTCGGCAGGTTCACCGTTGATCATTGCCGACATATACATATTATATCGCGTTAAAACCTCCGGACCATACACACGTTCCAGTTTTATGAAGGTAGAAAACGGAACCATTTCGCCGGCATCATTTTTTAGATACATATCAAGAATACTTTCAGGATTTTTTCTAAACTGCGGACTGGCCTGAACCATTACTTTGTACATTTGAGAAAAACGAATAAAGTTGGTCGCATAAAATGAACCCAGCATGGTCTGTAAAGTTGCCATGGCATTGTCTACCGAAATTCCTTTTTTAGCGGCCAGATCATAATCAACATGAATTAGATATTGAGGAAAAGTCGCATCGAAACTGGTAAACGAATTCTGAATTTCAGGTGAAGCATTTAATTCTTTTATAAAGTTTTTAGTGACTTCATCTGTATTGCTTATCGTTCCGCCGGATTTATCCAGTAAACGCATTTCAAAACCGCTCGTATTTCCAAATCCCGGAACTGTTGGCGGAGCAAAAATTTCGATCTGTGCATCTGTAATGCCTTTTGTTTTCTCAGTTAGTAGCGCAATAAATTCATTCACAGAAATATCACGTTCCTTCCAGTCTTTCAAATTAATCATTCCCATTCCGTAAGACGCTCCGGCGATTTCGGTAACGATACTATATCCTGCAAGGGTAGTAACGTTGTCGACACCCTTTATTCCTTTGGCAAGACGGGTTACTTCATCAAGGGCTTTTTCGGTACGTTCTACCGTCGCTCCCTGAGGTGTTGTTACATTTACATACACCATTCCCTGATCTTCAGAAGGAATAAATCCGGAAGGTAAAAACTTGCTTGTTCCCCAGGTTAAGAAACAAAACAAAACCAGTAAACCAACGGTAACTACCGTACGATCTGCAAATTTTACAAGTACTTTAATGTATTTAGAAGTAACATTGTCAAACCATTTATTGAATACGTTGAAAAAACGATCCAGTAAAGAAGTTTTCTTTTTATTTGGATCATGTGCCTTAAGCATAATCGCACATAAAGCTGGGGTAAGAGTAAGAGCATTAATACCTGAAATCACAATACTAATCGCCATAGTTAAGGAGAATTGCCTATAGAAAACCCCAACCGGACCGCTAAGGAAAGCTACGGGAATAAATACGGCAGCCATAACAATGGTAATAGCAATAACGGCTCCGGTAATTTCTTTCATAGCGCTAATAGTGGCGGGGAGCGGATCCATATGTTCTTCGGAAATTTTTACGTGAACGGCCTCGACGACGACAATGGCATTATCAACTACAATTCCGATAGAAAGAACCAAAGCAAAAAGAGTTAGCAAGTTGATAGAGAATCCCATCATCGACATAAAGGTAAACGAACCAATAAGTGCTACAGGCACAGCGAGAACAGGAATTAGAGTAGAACGCCAGTCCTGAAGAAAAATAAAAACAACAAAAGCAACCAGAATAAAGGCTTCTATAAGGGTTTTTATAACTTCATCGATGGAGGCATCAAGAAAACGGGATACATCATACGCAATGTTAAAATTCATTCCCGGAGGAAAAGAAGTGCCTTTAAGTTCTGCCATTTTTTCCTTTACGCTGGCAATAACTTCAGATGCATTAGAGCCTGGGCGCTGTTTCAACATGATTGAAGCTGAGGGTTTTCCGTCGGTTTTAGAAACCATTCCGTAACTCATCGAACCGAATTCAATATTCGAAATATCTTTTAATCTTAAAATTGTTCCGTCAGAATTTGCTCTAAGCGGAATCTCTTCGTATTG encodes:
- a CDS encoding efflux RND transporter permease subunit, which produces MIEMFIKRKILSLIISAMIVLLGILALFQLPITQFPDIVPPSVTVTAKYTGANAEVSADAVALPLERAINGVPGMTYMSTVTSNDGLTLIQVFFEVGTDPDLAAVNVQNRVTTILDELPEEVIRAGVTTEKEVNSMLMYLNITSTDETQDEQFIFNFTDINILQELKRIDGVGRAEIMGQKEYSMRVWLDPQKMLSYNISANEVIGSLQKQNISAAPGKVGEGSGQLNNELQYVIKYGGKFFEPKQYEEIPLRANSDGTILRLKDISNIEFGSMSYGMVSKTDGKPSASIMLKQRPGSNASEVIASVKEKMAELKGTSFPPGMNFNIAYDVSRFLDASIDEVIKTLIEAFILVAFVVFIFLQDWRSTLIPVLAVPVALIGSFTFMSMMGFSINLLTLFALVLSIGIVVDNAIVVVEAVHVKISEEHMDPLPATISAMKEITGAVIAITIVMAAVFIPVAFLSGPVGVFYRQFSLTMAISIVISGINALTLTPALCAIMLKAHDPNKKKTSLLDRFFNVFNKWFDNVTSKYIKVLVKFADRTVVTVGLLVLFCFLTWGTSKFLPSGFIPSEDQGMVYVNVTTPQGATVERTEKALDEVTRLAKGIKGVDNVTTLAGYSIVTEIAGASYGMGMINLKDWKERDISVNEFIALLTEKTKGITDAQIEIFAPPTVPGFGNTSGFEMRLLDKSGGTISNTDEVTKNFIKELNASPEIQNSFTSFDATFPQYLIHVDYDLAAKKGISVDNAMATLQTMLGSFYATNFIRFSQMYKVMVQASPQFRKNPESILDMYLKNDAGEMVPFSTFIKLERVYGPEVLTRYNMYMSAMINGEPAEGYSSGEAIAAVEKIAAEKLPSRFELQWSGMTREEILSGNQTIYIFALCILFVYLLLAAQYESLLLPFPVLLSLPVGVFGSYLALLMVGLDNNIYAQVALVMLIGLLAKNAILIVEFAMAQNKLGREITQAAIEGARLRFRPILMTSFAFISGLIPLCIATGAGAVGNRSIGTAAAGGMLIGTVFGLVIIPGLYILFAKLEKAMNKK